TTGAGGGTAATTCTCCTTCGAATTGGAAGATTCAAGTCTCTAGAGCAGAACTATACGAAAGTGCACTTGAAGCCTATAAAGCAACTTTGGGAAGATTTTGATTCAAAGCAACGAGCACATAAGCTTGCTAATGAAAAGAGTGAATTTCAAAGACCGACAACTAATAATGACTTTCAATCTAGTTTTCCATCCGTTTCATTCGCCAGTTGGTTGCCGAGTTTCCATGATGAATTGCTACTTTATCTTGAACAAGAATGGAAATGGTAGTGCTTACGTTCTAATGCTTTTATGTCCTGTTTATTCAGGAGAATGCATGATAGATAacttgatatattttattgtgtTATTAGTTTTGGTTGTTAACTTCCGTGAGTATCTTGAAGGTAAGAGTtgctagtttttttttttttttttttttttttgtttgttttgtttctggTCTCCGAAACAGTAACTTCTATTGAACAACAGGGAAGCAATTGTGGTCTTGCCTTGCCGTTTCCTATTGAACACATAAGATATTGACTAAGCTTGCTTTGGAAATATTGGCgtttttttagtatttgatctctttatattattttttcgctttttttttttattacttctACACGTATCTTATTGGGACAAATTTAACcctaaatattaatttcatcatATTGGACACGAAATTTTGAATAAGTGGTCGGTGATTAATTTAATACCTtcgtttatttaatctttccttttctgaGATTTGTAGCTAAATCTTCAGCGTTCTTGTGGTGAGGcttccttcttttatttgttatttgttatttgttaaAACTAGAACTTGTCATCTGCAGGTGTATGATTGCGTTTCCAGATGATTATAAAGCTCTTGTCCCCAAGCTTTTGATTGACATAATGGCAGTTGTGGGGTCAAGTTTTGTTTCCCGAATCAATCTTGCAACTGCAGATGTTGTTCCTGGGACAAAAGCATTGGGGAAAGGTTTAAGTCAACATCTCAAATCAGTTTTATACTTTCAACTTTCAAACTTCATCATAGTGCTATGATGTGTAGAGGGGTAGCTAGGAGGTGATCTATGTCCcgtatattttagttttacaTTTTCCTCTAATCTGGTCCTTTTGTTGTTTCAGGAATATTGGATATTTTATCTGGAGATATGCCAAAGGGGGTCAAGATTCAAACAAGGCATCTAGAAGCACTTATTGATTTGCATAATATGACGGGAACCTTTGCTAGGAATATTCAACATCTGTTCTCAGAATCAGATGTGAACATTTTAACCAACACGCTGAAAGCtgtatattttccttttgaagcCTTTAAACAAAGGTAATAAATCGTAGATGTTGACAATCttgttttagaaatttatgCACTTCTCTTTTCTGTATTCTACTATGCGCGTGCTATGTTCTTGCAATACATCCTTTATTCTCCTTTTTCCTAGGTATGGACAAATGGAGCGTGCTATCCTTTCCTCTGAAATTGCAGAGGTAGATCTTAGAGGAGCTGTCACTCGAGGTGTAGGGGCCCAAGGGATTGAACTTAGTGAAACAGTACGCAGAATGGAGGAGTCTATTCCAcaagttattttatttcttgaagCAGCTGTTGAGAGGTGCATAAGCTTTACGGGTGGTTCTGAGGCGGATGAGATGCTTCTTGCTCTTGATGATGTGATGTTACAGTATATTTCTTCACTCCAAGAAACTCTAAAATCCCTGAGAGTTGTATGTGGAATTGATCAGAGTAGTGATGGCATCGGGATAAAAAAGGAAACTGGCCTGGACAAGAAGGATGGAACCCGCAAAGTTGACTCAGCCTCAAACGAGGAAGAGTGGTCCATTGTCCAGGGGACTCTACAGATACTTACTGTGGCTGATTGTTTGACTAGCAGGTCTTCTGTATTTGAAGCTTCTTTGAGAGCTACTCTTGCAAGACTGAGCACGACCTTATCTGTTTCGGTCTTTGGTTCAAGTTTGGACCAAAACCAGTCTCACATAGTCAGTGATTACAGCAATAGGGAATCCAGTATGGGTGGCAGGGCTGCCTTGGATATGGCAGCTATTCGGCTTGTCGATGCTCCCAATAAGGCAAAAAAGCTCTTCAACCTCTTGGATCAGGTCAGTCAATTTTTGTACCTCTCTTTCTACTCGTTTACCTTCCGACCATGCACTTAGATTTTGGTTTCAACTTATGCCATTCAAGCAGTCATTAGAGCATCTTTCACCATACCATTACCCACCTTTCCTTTTGAAGAAGTTGGAGGGAGATTGAGAGAAGCTTAGCTGCTTAATTGTTTTCTATTGTTTTTCTCTGGTCAATTGCCGCTAGTGTCTTTGGTTCAgttgatctttctctttctgTTTTAGCATCATCTGAGTAGTTTCTCGTTATGCAGTCAAAAGATCCACGTTTCCATGCTCTTCCACTCGCATCTCAAAGAGTTGCAGCATTTGCAGACAAGGTTAATGAACTTGTATATGATGTTCTCATATCCAAAGTACGACAACGCCTTAGCGATGTCTCTCGTTTGCCAATATGGGCATCGGTTGAGGAACCTAGTGCTTTTCCTCTTCCAACTTTTAGTTCTTACCCCCAGTCTTACGTTACCAGTGTTGGTGAATATCTTCTCACTTTACCCCAACAACTGGAGCCACTTGCTGAGGGTATCTCTAATAGCAATGCCAACAATGACGAGGCTCAATTCTTCGCTGCAGAATGGATGTGCAAGGTACCAATTTCACATTCAGCATACTATTTGAACATATATTGcgatttttgaaatttcaaaacatagAGCATGTTGCATTGAGTATCATCACCCCATCTGTTTGTCACTTTGAAATGAACCACTTATATGGATCCTTAATCTGTTTTCTGAAGGTTGCTGAGGGCACCGCTGCACTTTACACCGAGCAATTGCGTGGCATACAAAACGTTACAGATCGTGGGGCGGAGCAGTTATCTGTTGACATCGAGTATCTGACGAACGTGCTCTCTGCCCTATCAATGCAAATTCCATCAGCTCTCGCCACATTCCTCGCTTGCTTTTCCACTCCAAGAGACCAGCTGAAAGATCTTCTAAAATCTGACTCTGGAAAGGAGCTTGATCTTCCAACAGCAAACCTTGTATGTAAGATGCGGCGTGTCAACTTAGATTAGCAAAATTTTGactgaaacatcttttgaccTTATGATCATcctcatttattattaataggTTATACGATTACCCTGCCAATAAACACACTGCATTAGAGCTTATATTAGGTAGTTTGTTTGCGTGCATCCTAACAAGTTGATATCTTCATTTAATCATGTCAATACTTGTTCCTGTCTTTTAAGTTCATCCTTTTATCATCTCCATGTAATTTACACTGCCAAGAACGAGTTTCaagaagttttaaaaatagtcATATTGTGAGGATCCCAGTTGAAGTGAGGAACGAAACACTTCTTACAAGGGTATTAAAGGacaagtccaaagaagacaacggctagcggtgaacttgggtTGTTTTACTTTATctcttattaattaattattttatatatatcatacaaataatatcttatattacaaaataatctGCGTTTTTTTTCATGTGGATGCTATTTGTTATTCATAGAACACTATCTCAAAATTTATCCaggaaagacaaaaaaaataaaataaaatgagaggactaataaatagaataattgAAGAATAAGGTCCAACCACAGCTACAATTATCAAGAACCAATATTATGTGGCTCTCATTTAATttcccaaaattttaaaactccTCCATGAGCCAAAAACCATCAACCCATCTTCTTGGTTTCTCAACACACCCATAGCCATGACTGACACAGTGGATAAACTGGTGATCTTCTTAGCCAAAAGAGATGGCATAGACAAGCTCGTCAAGACCTTCCAATATGTCTCCAAGTTGGTTCACTGGCACCTTGAAACCTCTCATCCAGACAAGGCAACCAGAGCCAAGAACTGGGAACTTGCTTCCGGCATCAGCCGGAAAGCCTTCCGAACCGGCCGCTTCTTGACCGGCTTCAACGCCCTCCGACGCAGCCCTGGCTCGACCCCAACGTTCCGGTTTCTCGCCGTTCTCTCTAATGCAGGTGAAATGGTCTACTTCTTCTTTGACCACTTGCTTTGGCTCTCAAGAATTGGGACTCTTGATGCAACGTTGGCTAAAAAGATGAGCTTCATATCAGCCTTTGGTGAGTCCTTTGGCTACATATTCTTCATAGTTGCTGATCTTATTATGCTGAAACAAGGGATTGAGGCTGAGAGAAAGCTTCAAAGCTCTGAAGTAGAGGATTCAAAACGGGAGAATGTGAAGAAAATCAGAGGTGATAGAGTTATGAGGCTCATGGCAGTGGCAGCTAATGTTGCTGATTTGCTTATCGCATTGGCTGAGATTGAACCCAATCCATTCTGCAACCATACCATCACTCTTGGGATTAGTGGGTTGGTCTCTGCTTGGGCTGGTTGGTATAGAAATTGGCCCTCATAGGATGAACCTTAACCTACATTCTTAGCCCTTCATGGTTCATCCATTACGCCCATTTTGTATCTATACTTCCAAAAACGTTTGCTTTAATCCTCATATTTAGATCAAAAGTTTGTGTCTATAATTTTCGTAAAAGGGTTTAATCCTCGTCTTCGAATCGACTTCATAATTCTCTTAAAAATAGGAACTTTTACGACAATCGGTATTGTTTCCGCTATATTTCACAactttctaatttaaaatcttcTTAAAATTCTCGATaagcaaaattaaattataaaatgcaATATTTTGTAATCGGTAACATTATATGTACTTTGACACGATATATTTGATACGTGGTCGaactataaatgaaaatgtaagctcgaaataaaatgaaagttatACCTTAAATCCCACGAATTGTACACAATAATTGTAAATATATTACTTGCATCCatgataatattttgaaactgaacttaaaatttaaactaattttgtttccatataagaaaaaaatcgaATCTTTTCCAAAAATGGTTACACGAAACATAATCCGGGCGGTTCGGGGAAGTTTTATCTACCCATTACCCACCCATTTCAGTATTTCACAGTACAAAACAAACGCATCG
This genomic window from Cucurbita pepo subsp. pepo cultivar mu-cu-16 chromosome LG01, ASM280686v2, whole genome shotgun sequence contains:
- the LOC111803392 gene encoding conserved oligomeric Golgi complex subunit 7, with product MNLDLGPFSGESFDPKKWINSACQTRHPQESLDKHLVDLEMKLQMVSEEIAASLEELSANALLRVPRATRDVIRLRDDAVSLRSAVSGILQKLKKAEGSSAESIAALARVDTVKQRMEAAYETLQDAAGLAQLSSTVEDVFASGDLPRAAETLANMRHCLSAVGEVAEFANVRKQLEVLEDRLDAMVQPRVQDALTNRKIDVAQDLRVILLRIGRFKSLEQNYTKVHLKPIKQLWEDFDSKQRAHKLANEKSEFQRPTTNNDFQSSFPSVSFASWLPSFHDELLLYLEQEWKWCMIAFPDDYKALVPKLLIDIMAVVGSSFVSRINLATADVVPGTKALGKGILDILSGDMPKGVKIQTRHLEALIDLHNMTGTFARNIQHLFSESDVNILTNTLKAVYFPFEAFKQRYGQMERAILSSEIAEVDLRGAVTRGVGAQGIELSETVRRMEESIPQVILFLEAAVERCISFTGGSEADEMLLALDDVMLQYISSLQETLKSLRVVCGIDQSSDGIGIKKETGLDKKDGTRKVDSASNEEEWSIVQGTLQILTVADCLTSRSSVFEASLRATLARLSTTLSVSVFGSSLDQNQSHIVSDYSNRESSMGGRAALDMAAIRLVDAPNKAKKLFNLLDQSKDPRFHALPLASQRVAAFADKVNELVYDVLISKVRQRLSDVSRLPIWASVEEPSAFPLPTFSSYPQSYVTSVGEYLLTLPQQLEPLAEGISNSNANNDEAQFFAAEWMCKVAEGTAALYTEQLRGIQNVTDRGAEQLSVDIEYLTNVLSALSMQIPSALATFLACFSTPRDQLKDLLKSDSGKELDLPTANLVCKMRRVNLD
- the LOC111810022 gene encoding peroxisomal membrane protein 11B; protein product: MTDTVDKLVIFLAKRDGIDKLVKTFQYVSKLVHWHLETSHPDKATRAKNWELASGISRKAFRTGRFLTGFNALRRSPGSTPTFRFLAVLSNAGEMVYFFFDHLLWLSRIGTLDATLAKKMSFISAFGESFGYIFFIVADLIMLKQGIEAERKLQSSEVEDSKRENVKKIRGDRVMRLMAVAANVADLLIALAEIEPNPFCNHTITLGISGLVSAWAGWYRNWPS